The Carassius carassius chromosome 16, fCarCar2.1, whole genome shotgun sequence genome window below encodes:
- the LOC132159597 gene encoding gastrula zinc finger protein XlCGF8.2DB-like, whose product MEESDELSEAEEKQHHVKTSKKFLSRSQTKSNLLKRAKKPFTCSHCGKSYTLKRSLTLHMRIHTGENLHTCDQCGKSFPKKSNFKDHMKIHTGEKPYSCDQCGKSFPHMHSLNIHMRSHSGEKPFTCDQCGNSFTSKSSFNVHMTIHTGVKPHTCDQCGMSFRQKWSLSEHMRIHTGVKPFACDQCGKSYRNSSSLKVHLRLHSGERPFNCDLCGKAFVKSDALKTHQKVHTKEKPYMCTLCGKSFSQSSSLKLHQKRHNSVKEHMCFDCGKTFTTDAELKLHQRVHSEEKPFKCSHCDKRFRWPQYLKKHERIHTGEKLYQCIPCGKSFTLSSTLLSHMKKKTNV is encoded by the coding sequence ATGGAAGAGAGCGATGAACTGAGCGAAGCAGAGGAGAAACAGCATCATGTCAAAACTAGTAAGAAATTTTTGAGTCGCTCACAGACTAAAAGTAATTTATTGAAAAGAGCCAAAAAGCCTTTTACCTGCTCTCATTGTGGGAAGAGTTACACATTAAAAAGAAGCCTAACATTACACATGAGGATCCATACTGGAGAAAATCTGCACACGTGTGATCAATGTGGGAAGAGTTTTCCGAAAAAATCCAACTTTAAGGATCACATGaaaatccacactggagaaaaaccgtactcatgtgatcagtgcgggaagagtttcccACACATGCACAGTCTTAATATTCACATGAGAAGTCATAGTGGAGAGAAGCCATTCACATGTGATCAATGTGGGAATAGTTTCACAAGTAAAAGTTCTTTTAATGTACACATGacaatccacactggagtgaaaccacacacatgtgatcagtgtgggatgAGTTTCAGACAAAAATGGTCTCTAAGTGAAcacatgaggatccacactggagtgaagccGTTcgcatgtgatcagtgtggaaagagttacaGAAACTCATCCAGTTTGAAAGTACACCTGCGTCTTCATTCTGGAGAAAGACCATTTAACTGTGATCTGTGTGGAAAAGCTTTTGTTAAGTCAGATGCACTGAAGACCCACCAGAAAGTTCATACAAAGGAGAAGCCTTACATGTGTActttgtgtggaaagagttttagtcAGTCGAGTTCTTTAAAATTACATCAGAAAAGACACAACAGTGTGAAGGAGCATATGTGTTTTGATTGTGGGAAGACTTTTACTACAGATGCTGAACTGAAACTGCACCAGAGAGTGCACAGTGAGGAAAAACCtttcaagtgttcacactgtgacaagagattcagatGGCCACAATATCTAAAAAaacacgagaggatccacactggagagaaactgtatcagtgcattccatgtgggaagagtttcactcTGTCATCTACTTTACTCagtcatatgaaaaaaaaaacaaatgtctgA